One region of Centropristis striata isolate RG_2023a ecotype Rhode Island chromosome 3, C.striata_1.0, whole genome shotgun sequence genomic DNA includes:
- the pmela gene encoding premelanosome protein a, with the protein MKSLVLVLLVAAFTFATATKPRSQFTRYRSWNTRMYPVWKDGDARFRNCWFGGEVTFDLKNDAPTLTGAKATFNINLNFPPNQTTLSDGEVVWARNCTINGQQYQAGQPVYPDQDTQSTGTFPDGTPFTRMQDRKPRYVFVWKTWGRYWQVADGPSSSLSIGTDNVPLGSYNMEVIIYHCRGKDKFIPLGYASTVFTITDQVPFTISLAQVNDVNQNDQNFIQNRAIAFTVKLHDPSQYLNTADISFSWDFGDSTGTLISRDQTVTHTYLAVGTFKPQVVLMASIPDGCGNPTAVVPIDASAAPAVVVIPSTVAAPAEGGDAIALDVPASVQPAEAGDGEAVVDTDIEAVDVASVAPAVVDAAVVPEDTAAEADDAAEDTAAEADVAAEDTAAEADVAAEDADAAAAAGEVATAAPVAPAAEEPADAAAADANAADADAAAADETAVVTDAAVENVPVIDAAASVAPVAEGEEAAVEDAVAVTVAPAAEVAVEQDTEVVAAEAAEVADADAAEVATDDDAATEVVQAETEAPADNIVAPVATEATAVEEAAPADETEAEVQATENEVAATAAPAEEVAPAEGEVQAEVETDPAQVALVVAKRQAPELVADCMVYRYGSLATSVDVVQGIESVEIVQVANVVALATELDQNAVDVTISCQGSLPSEVCTVISDADCITPVETVCSAATPSPDCQMILRQFFNDSGVFCINVSLTNDVSLAVASARVSVTVASGGSPAGTAATVLGVMVLACVVCCIGLMYRRFKQYQPLREDHDASNGGSSSVTSVPLLLWNLLSRQSPGESRPLLQGRIV; encoded by the exons ATGAAGTCTCTGGTACTGGTGCTGCTGGTTGCAGCTTTTACATTTGCCACGGCAACAA AGCCTAGAAGTCAGTTCACACGTTACCGCTCATGGAACACACGGATGTATCCAGTGTGGAAAGACGGAGACGCCAGATTCAGGAACTGCTGGTTTG gTGGTGAAGTAACTTTTGATCTGAAAAATGATGCACCCACTCTGACTGGAGCTAAAGCGACCTTCAATATAAATCTTAACTTCCCTCCAAACCAGACCACGCTCTCTGACGGGGAGGTCGTCTGGGCAAGAAACTGCACCATTAATG GCCAACAGTACCAGGCAGGTCAGCCTGTGTATCCTGACCAGGACACCCAGTCAACCGGAACTTTCCCCGACGGTACACCGTTCACCAGGATGCAGGACAGGAAACCCCgctatgtgtttgtgtggaagACATGGG gACGTTACTGGCAGGTGGCAGATGGAccgtcctcctccctctctatcGGTACAGACAACGTCCCCCTTGGCTCTTACAACATGGAGGTCATCATCTATCACTGCCGTGGCAAAGACAAGTTCATCCCTCTCGGCTATGCCTCCACGGTCTTCACCATCACAG ACCAAGTTCCCTTCACCATATCACTCGCCCAAGTCAATGACGTAAACCAGAATGACCAGAACTTCATCCAGAACCGAGCCATTGCTTTCACCGTCAAGCTCCACGATCCCAGCCAGTATCTGAATACCGCCGACATCAGCTTCAGCTGGGACTTTGGTGACAGCACGGGGACCCTGATCTCCAGAGACCAGACCGTCACTCACACGTACCTTGCCGTCGGGACCTTCAAACCTCAGGTGGTCCTGATGGCAAGCATCCCCGACGGCTGTGGAAACCCAACTGCTG TTGTTCCAATCGATGCCTCTGCTGCTCCAGCAGTAGTTGTGATCCCCTCCACCGTTGCAGCACCAGCCGAGGGAGGAGATGCAATTGCTCTGGATGTTCCTGCTTCTGTGCAACCAGCTGAAGCAGGAGATGGAGAAGCAGTTGTTGATACAGACATAGAGGCAGTCGACGTTGCCTCAGTAGCACCTGCAGTAGTCGACGCAGCTGTTGTTCCAGAGGACACTGCTGCAGAAGCAGACGATGCTGCTGAGGACACTGCCGCAGAAGCAGACGTTGCTGCTGAGGACACTGCCGCAGAAGCAGACGTTGCTGCTGAGGACGCAGATGCAGCCGCAGCAGCCGGTGAGGTTGCCACTGCTGCCCCTGTTGCACCTGCAGCTGAAGAGCCGGCagatgcagctgctgcagatgcAAATGCCGCAGACGctgatgcagctgctgcagatgaAACTGCAGTGGTTACAGATGCAGCTGTAGAAAATGTGCCTGTGATTGATGCTGCTGCTTCAGTTGCACCTGTTGCAGAGGGAGAAGAAGCTGCAGTTGAGGATGCTGTCGCTGTCACGGTTGCTCCTGCAGCAGAAGTAGCTGTAGAGCAAGACACTGAGGTTGTTGCTGCTGAGGCTGCTGAGGTTGCTGATGCTGATGCTGCTGAGGTTGCTACTGATGATGATGCTGCCACAGAGGTTGTCCAAGCTGAAACAGAAGCTCCTGCTGATAACATTGTAGCCCCTGTTGCCACTGAGGCCACAGCTGTAGAAGAGGCAGCACCAGCTGATGAAACAGAGGCTGAAGTGCAGGCAACTGAGAATGAAGTTGCAGCTACTGCAGCTCCTGCAG AAGAGGTCGCTCCAGCTGAAGGTGAAGTTCAAGCAGAGGTGGAAACAGATCCTGCACAGGTCGCCCTCGTTGTGGCTAAAAGACAAGCACCAGAGCTTGTAGCTGACTGCATGGTCTACCGATATGGCTCCCTCGCCACATCTGTAGATGTTGTCC AGGGTATTGAAAGTGTAGAGATTGTACAGGTGGCCAACGTCGTAGCATTGGCAACCGAGTTGGATCAGAATGCTGTGGACGTCACTATTTCGTGTCAGGGAAG TTTGCCAAGTGAGGTCTGCACAGTCATTTCGGATGCTGACTGTATCACACCGGTGGAGACAGTCTGTAGTGCAGCTACACCCTCTCCAGACTGTCAAATGATCCTTCGTCAGTTCTTCAATGACTCTGGAGTATTTTGCATCAATGTCTCCTTGACAAATGATGTCAGTCTTGCTGTGGCAAGTGCAAGAGTCAGTGTAACCGTAG CCTCCGGTGGTTCCCCAGCGGGAACTGCAGCCACAGTCCTTGGTGTAATGGTTCTCGCCTGTGTTGTCTGTTGTATTGGTTTGATGTACAG GCGGTTCAAGCAGTACCAGCCACTAAGAGAAGACCATGATGCCAGTAATGGCGGCAGCTCCTCAGTAACATCAGTTCCTTTGTTGTTGTGGAACTTGTTGAGTCGACAGTCACCAGGAGAGAGTCGTCCACTTCTTCAGGGGAGGATTGTGTGA
- the paxx gene encoding protein PAXX has protein sequence MDAFKASYCTVLDKKSQSEFLCYTRRKHGVFNVCLTDAADVWSTEYTEDSLNQFRQKFALKSTEEYILKLRSACASRDVSVVVQDTSAQLHVSCSPVDLTVALCRLQSPQATQELKELLFRMADSLAQPGSTGGSPSVSPVKNHHRRPLDFEPQQPQTGGPSVATKKRLPGTSLINPGTKRKQQATGVAFDDEDQS, from the coding sequence ATGGATGCGTTCAAAGCGTCCTACTGCACTGTGTTGGATAAAAAGAGTCAGTCTGAGTTCCTGTGCTACACACGCAGAAAACACGGAGTATTTAATGTTTGTCTGACAGATGCTGCTGATGTTTGGAGCACAGAGTATACAGAGGATTCACTGAACCAGTTCAGACAGAAGTTTGCCTTGAAATCTACAGAGGAGTACATCCTGAAGCTCAGGTCGGCCTGTGCTAGCAGGGACGTGTCCGTGGTGGTGCAGGACACCAGTGCACAGCTCCATGTGAGCTGCAGTCCAGTTGACCTGACTGTGGCTCTTTGCAGGCTGCAGAGCCCTCAGGCCACCCAGGAGCTGAAGGAGCTGCTGTTCAGGATGGCTGACAGCCTCGCTCAGCCAGGCAGCACAGGAGGATCCCCCTCTGTCAGCCCGGTGAAGAATCACCACAGGCGGCCCCTAGACTTTGAGCCTCAGCAGCCACAGACTGGTGGTCCATCAGTGGCCACGAAGAAACGACTTCCAGGGACATCGCTCATCAACCCAGGAACCAAGAGGAAGCAGCAAGCGACCGGCGTGGCCTTCGATGATGAAGATCAgagctga
- the cdk2 gene encoding cyclin-dependent kinase 2: MDTFQKVEKIGEGTYGVVYKAKNKVTGETVALKKIRLDTETEGVPSTAIREISLLKELSHPNIVKLRDVIHTENKLYLVFEFLHQDLKKFMDSFTVAGIPLPLVKSYLFQLLQGLAFCHSHRVLHRDLKPQNLLINAQGEIKLADFGLARAFGVPVRTYTHEVVTLWYRAPEILLGCKYYSTAVDIWSLGCIFAEMLTKRALFPGDSEIDQLFRIFRTLGTPDETVWPGVTSMPDYKPSFPKWARQDLSKVVPILDEDGRELLGEMLNYDPNKRISAKNALVHRYFRDVTMPIPHLRL; encoded by the exons ATGGATACGTTTCAGAAGGTGGAGAAGATTGGAGAAGGGACGTATGGTGTAGTTTACAAAGCCAAGAACAAAGTCACCGGAGAAACTGTTGCTCTCAAGAAAATTCGCCTGGACAC GGAAACCGAGGGAGTACCGAGCACTGCCATCCGAGAGATCTCCCTCCTCAAAGAACTCAGTCACCCAAATATCGTCAA GTTGCGGGATGTCATCCACACCGAGAACAAGCTCTACCTTGTGTTTGAGTTCCTCCATCAGGATCTAAAGAAGTTCATGGACTCCTTCACGGTCGCTGGCATCCCCCTGCCGCTGGTGAAG AGTTATCtgttccagctgctgcagggccTGGCCTTCTGCCACTCTCACAGGGTTCTGCATCGAGACCTGAAGCCCCAGAACCTCCTCATCAACGCCCAGGGGGAGATCAAGCTGGCTGACTTTGGCCTGGCAAGAGCCTTCGGGGTGCCCGTCCGCACTTATACACACGAG GTGGTAACACTTTGGTACAGAGCACCAGAAATCCTGCTGGGCTGTAAATACTACTCCACAGCTGTCGACATCTGGAGCCTGGGGTGCATCTTTGCTGAAATG CTCACCAAGAGGGCCTTATTCCCCGGCGACTCTGAGATCGATCAGTTATTCCGAATCTTCCGCACCTTGGGCACACCTGATGAGACCGTCTGGCCGGGAGTCACATCGATGCCTGACTACAAACCATCTTTCCCCAAGTGGGCCCGACAGGATTTATCCAAAGTGGTGCCGATTCTTGATGAGGATGGAAGAGAACTGCTTGGA GAAATGCTGAATTATGATCCAAACAAAAGGATATCTGCCAAAAACGCCCTCGTACATCGATACTTCCGCGACGTCACCATGCCGATTCCTCATCTCAGACTCTGA